One segment of Alnus glutinosa chromosome 2, dhAlnGlut1.1, whole genome shotgun sequence DNA contains the following:
- the LOC133860105 gene encoding uncharacterized protein LOC133860105 isoform X1 → MQDNACFHCRQPGHWVRDCPLKTPPAHMKSQPFAAINATAGRPSSFSGGPDPPLIRCLCGRGNCLVRTSKTDKNPGRKFYTCPITVGSQCGFFKWCDQVTNGETSMSPPPSRVFPLCSCGAGVCQRITVKDGPDAGRSCFVCPIKKGFGACPFLQWEDLLEKSKHDMSAKSTLRSHQLVNDSSNLSIEHPERMEFESVEMENHQHSSTYMVVPGLCEREQEPLTERGQHDETSTECLDLQEPLTERGKHEETECLDPSHVKVSWNLQDLVMLEAELRNPIMKKAFLISCQTSLVGMHHWQTRFRRQTTASGDTSTGDCTSQIAGVLILGWWGRLTFPPSRCLSVPLPKPFFCCVFPSFDSIFIPEDKDVYSNEYFTELPHSTSLTEFDKPSPQISGWDAEALSDVSREWSNAKSPPPIVEGSIKANSNMLDQIELHLRNLLLTSLESMDPLKHESMAVAVGSTFKVLDCLSVNYTHFHERVREFIACASSLADIEQSVDEEHSWQELIERCNNEKVRYDDISSIHAETVTAFIASNQRLKSLRKRTSSLKDWLVRVENQLSSCEAETKELEARVGEIYWDMLDSQKSLQALSREAEEAMKLRQRREQERKAAKAALEIARIKLRQ, encoded by the exons ATGCAAGACAACGCCTGTTTCCACTGCCGCCAGCCAGGTCACTGGGTTAGAGATTGCCCCTTGAAGACGCCCCCGGCCCATATGAAATCTCAGCCCTTCGCTGCCATTAATGCTACTGCTGGCCGCCCCTCCTCCTTCTCAGGGGGTCCTGATCCACCCCTCATTCGATGTCTCTGTGGCCGTGGAAATTGCCTTGTACGGACTTCCAAAACGGACAAGAACCCCGGCAGAAAGTTCTACACTTGCCCAATCACAgta GGTAGTCAATGTGGGTTTTTCAAGTGGTGCGACCAAGTAACAAATGGTGAAACTAGCATGTCTCCTCCTCCTTCGAGAGTCTTCCCTCTGTGTTCTTGTGGCGCTGGAGTCTGTCAAAGGATTACGGTGAAGGATGGGCCAGATGCGGGTCGAAGCTGTTTTGTTTGCCCAATCAAGAAG GGATTTGGAGCTTGTCCTTTCCTCCAATGGGAGGATCTTCTAGAGAAAAGCAAACATGACATGTCTGCAAAGAGTACTTTGAGAAGCCATCAGTTGGTCAATGACTCTAGTAATTTGAGTATTGAGCACCCGGAGAGGATGGAGTTTGAGTCGGTGGAGATGGAAAATCATCAACATTCCTCAACTTACATGGTTGTACCTGGACTTTGTGAGAGAGAACAAGAACCCCTCACAGAGAGGGGACAACATGATGAAACCTCCACAGAATGTCTTGATCTACAAGAACCCCTCACGGAGAGGGGAAAACATGAAGAAACCGAGTGTCTTGATCCATCACATGTTAAGGTCTCTTGGAATCTTCAAGACCTAGTCATGCTGGAAGCTGAATTAAGGAATCCCATTATGAAGAAAGCATTCCTAATTTCCTGTCAAACATCTCTTGTTGGAATGCATCACTGGCAGACACGGTTCCGGAGGCAGACTACTGCTTCTGGAGACACATCTACAGGAG ATTGTACCAGTCAAATTGCTGGTGTTCTTATATTGGGTTGGTGGGGCCGGCTCACTTTCCCTCCTTCTCGATGTTTATCAGTTCCACTACCGAAGCCTTTCTTTTGCT GTGTTTTCCCTTCTTTTGATTCCATCTTCATTCCTGAAGATAAAGATGTGTATAGTAATGAATACTTTACTGAGCTGCCTCATAGTACTTCGCTTACTGAATTTGACAAGCCATCCCCGCAAATATCTGGTTGGGATGCTGAGGCTTTGAGTGATGTTTCTCGGGAGTGGTCAAACGCCAAAAGTCCTCCCCCTATTGTTGAAGGCAGCATAAAAGCCAACTCCAACATGCTTGATCAGATAGAGTTGCATCTCCGAAATCTGCTTCTTACCAGTCTTGAGTCTATGGATCCGCTTAAACATGAGTCCATGGCAGTGGCAGTCGGATCTACTTTTAAAGTTTTGGATTGTCTATCAGTTAATTATACACATTTTCATGAGCGTGTGAGGGAATTCATTGCCTGTGCATCATCACTTGCTGATATAGAACAGTCAGTGGACGAAGAACATTCTTGGCAAGAGTTGATCGAGCGGTGCAATAATGAGAAAGTTAGGTATGATGATATTTCTAGCATCCATGCTGAAACAGTGACCGCCTTTATAGCCTCCAATCAGCGCCTTAAATCCCTTCGTAAAAGGACTTCCAGTTTGAAGGACTGGCTTGTACGAGTTGAGAATCAGTTGTCCAGTTGTGAAGCTGAGACTAAGGAGCTAGAGGCTCGTGTGGGTGAGATTTATTGGGATATGTTGGATTCCCAAAAGAGTTTGCAGGCTCTATCTCGAGAAGCAGAAGAGGCAATGAAGCTTCGTCAGCGGAGGGAACAAGAGCGAAAAGCAGCCAAGGCAGCCTTAGAAATCGCTAGAATAAAGCTTCGACAATGA
- the LOC133860105 gene encoding uncharacterized protein LOC133860105 isoform X2 — protein sequence MQDNACFHCRQPGHWVRDCPLKTPPAHMKSQPFAAINATAGRPSSFSGGPDPPLIRCLCGRGNCLVRTSKTDKNPGRKFYTCPITGSQCGFFKWCDQVTNGETSMSPPPSRVFPLCSCGAGVCQRITVKDGPDAGRSCFVCPIKKGFGACPFLQWEDLLEKSKHDMSAKSTLRSHQLVNDSSNLSIEHPERMEFESVEMENHQHSSTYMVVPGLCEREQEPLTERGQHDETSTECLDLQEPLTERGKHEETECLDPSHVKVSWNLQDLVMLEAELRNPIMKKAFLISCQTSLVGMHHWQTRFRRQTTASGDTSTGDCTSQIAGVLILGWWGRLTFPPSRCLSVPLPKPFFCCVFPSFDSIFIPEDKDVYSNEYFTELPHSTSLTEFDKPSPQISGWDAEALSDVSREWSNAKSPPPIVEGSIKANSNMLDQIELHLRNLLLTSLESMDPLKHESMAVAVGSTFKVLDCLSVNYTHFHERVREFIACASSLADIEQSVDEEHSWQELIERCNNEKVRYDDISSIHAETVTAFIASNQRLKSLRKRTSSLKDWLVRVENQLSSCEAETKELEARVGEIYWDMLDSQKSLQALSREAEEAMKLRQRREQERKAAKAALEIARIKLRQ from the exons ATGCAAGACAACGCCTGTTTCCACTGCCGCCAGCCAGGTCACTGGGTTAGAGATTGCCCCTTGAAGACGCCCCCGGCCCATATGAAATCTCAGCCCTTCGCTGCCATTAATGCTACTGCTGGCCGCCCCTCCTCCTTCTCAGGGGGTCCTGATCCACCCCTCATTCGATGTCTCTGTGGCCGTGGAAATTGCCTTGTACGGACTTCCAAAACGGACAAGAACCCCGGCAGAAAGTTCTACACTTGCCCAATCACA GGTAGTCAATGTGGGTTTTTCAAGTGGTGCGACCAAGTAACAAATGGTGAAACTAGCATGTCTCCTCCTCCTTCGAGAGTCTTCCCTCTGTGTTCTTGTGGCGCTGGAGTCTGTCAAAGGATTACGGTGAAGGATGGGCCAGATGCGGGTCGAAGCTGTTTTGTTTGCCCAATCAAGAAG GGATTTGGAGCTTGTCCTTTCCTCCAATGGGAGGATCTTCTAGAGAAAAGCAAACATGACATGTCTGCAAAGAGTACTTTGAGAAGCCATCAGTTGGTCAATGACTCTAGTAATTTGAGTATTGAGCACCCGGAGAGGATGGAGTTTGAGTCGGTGGAGATGGAAAATCATCAACATTCCTCAACTTACATGGTTGTACCTGGACTTTGTGAGAGAGAACAAGAACCCCTCACAGAGAGGGGACAACATGATGAAACCTCCACAGAATGTCTTGATCTACAAGAACCCCTCACGGAGAGGGGAAAACATGAAGAAACCGAGTGTCTTGATCCATCACATGTTAAGGTCTCTTGGAATCTTCAAGACCTAGTCATGCTGGAAGCTGAATTAAGGAATCCCATTATGAAGAAAGCATTCCTAATTTCCTGTCAAACATCTCTTGTTGGAATGCATCACTGGCAGACACGGTTCCGGAGGCAGACTACTGCTTCTGGAGACACATCTACAGGAG ATTGTACCAGTCAAATTGCTGGTGTTCTTATATTGGGTTGGTGGGGCCGGCTCACTTTCCCTCCTTCTCGATGTTTATCAGTTCCACTACCGAAGCCTTTCTTTTGCT GTGTTTTCCCTTCTTTTGATTCCATCTTCATTCCTGAAGATAAAGATGTGTATAGTAATGAATACTTTACTGAGCTGCCTCATAGTACTTCGCTTACTGAATTTGACAAGCCATCCCCGCAAATATCTGGTTGGGATGCTGAGGCTTTGAGTGATGTTTCTCGGGAGTGGTCAAACGCCAAAAGTCCTCCCCCTATTGTTGAAGGCAGCATAAAAGCCAACTCCAACATGCTTGATCAGATAGAGTTGCATCTCCGAAATCTGCTTCTTACCAGTCTTGAGTCTATGGATCCGCTTAAACATGAGTCCATGGCAGTGGCAGTCGGATCTACTTTTAAAGTTTTGGATTGTCTATCAGTTAATTATACACATTTTCATGAGCGTGTGAGGGAATTCATTGCCTGTGCATCATCACTTGCTGATATAGAACAGTCAGTGGACGAAGAACATTCTTGGCAAGAGTTGATCGAGCGGTGCAATAATGAGAAAGTTAGGTATGATGATATTTCTAGCATCCATGCTGAAACAGTGACCGCCTTTATAGCCTCCAATCAGCGCCTTAAATCCCTTCGTAAAAGGACTTCCAGTTTGAAGGACTGGCTTGTACGAGTTGAGAATCAGTTGTCCAGTTGTGAAGCTGAGACTAAGGAGCTAGAGGCTCGTGTGGGTGAGATTTATTGGGATATGTTGGATTCCCAAAAGAGTTTGCAGGCTCTATCTCGAGAAGCAGAAGAGGCAATGAAGCTTCGTCAGCGGAGGGAACAAGAGCGAAAAGCAGCCAAGGCAGCCTTAGAAATCGCTAGAATAAAGCTTCGACAATGA